One window of Paenibacillus sp. FSL K6-3182 genomic DNA carries:
- a CDS encoding polyphosphate polymerase domain-containing protein codes for MNKNLNYRHELKFFINYHQYFIIRQRLKDLMEQDKHVGPSGEYHIRSLYFDDINNKALHEKLGGIRDRVKYRIRIYNGQDHVIHFEKKIKFKDYIAKVKEPLTREMYDKLMDGDYDVLRGPDKPLLNEIHNEMKHHLLRPKVIVDYVREPYVYANGNVRITFDKELRTGLHAVNIFDEKVEPVRALDNDLIILEVKYDEYIPAFIRIALQLEGLNRQSASKYVICRKHLKFNTWEDY; via the coding sequence ATGAACAAGAACCTAAACTATCGCCATGAATTGAAATTTTTCATTAACTATCATCAATACTTTATTATTCGCCAGCGGCTAAAGGATCTGATGGAACAAGACAAACATGTCGGTCCGTCAGGCGAGTACCATATTAGAAGCTTATATTTTGATGATATAAACAACAAAGCTTTGCATGAGAAGCTTGGCGGCATTCGTGATCGGGTCAAATATCGTATCCGCATATACAATGGCCAAGACCATGTCATTCATTTTGAGAAAAAGATTAAATTCAAGGACTACATCGCAAAGGTGAAGGAACCGCTAACGAGGGAAATGTACGACAAGCTTATGGATGGCGATTACGACGTCCTTAGAGGGCCGGACAAGCCGCTTTTGAACGAAATTCACAATGAAATGAAGCATCATTTGCTGCGTCCGAAGGTCATCGTCGATTATGTCCGTGAGCCATATGTTTACGCTAACGGCAACGTACGCATTACGTTCGACAAGGAGCTGCGCACAGGACTTCATGCCGTTAATATTTTTGATGAAAAGGTGGAGCCCGTACGCGCACTCGACAATGATTTAATCATTCTTGAGGTGAAATATGACGAATACATTCCAGCTTTTATTCGAATCGCTTTGCAGCTTGAAGGACTAAACCGGCAATCCGCTTCAAAATATGTCATCTGCCGAAAACATTTGAAGTTCAACACATGGGAGGATTATTAA
- a CDS encoding metallophosphoesterase family protein → MMILLICCALLVVGAIGMEWLKANKSVKPAAIVTTFKGDPKTSRAFTWHSTNVHSDSIVQIIEGAVPSDWEEALVMTFKGTTSSIDIGEDTLRGVHKAEATGLKPGTTYTYRVGSGEKEAWSDAAQFRTEAEASDAFTFINVTDSQGVTEQDFELWGNTLDQAFNVFPASAFIVHNGDLTEEPTDEQAWIELFAKAGKWVTQVPFMPVTGNHDEVDGDAKRFVSHFNLPASGAKGSNAGTTYSFDYGSVHFVILNSESNIKEQTSWLKKDLESTDQPWKIVALHQGPYGGNTNKKVKDWTTLFDEFEVDLVLQGHNHEYSRSYPLRDGQITGDGDQAVQNREGTVYVVTNTAGQKFNEKKENKFYHKVHFQNEKQMFAGITVNGDNLTYQAYDVEGAKLDEFVLQHGAADSKMK, encoded by the coding sequence ATGATGATACTGCTCATATGCTGCGCCTTATTAGTTGTTGGAGCCATTGGCATGGAATGGTTAAAGGCCAATAAGTCGGTGAAGCCAGCCGCGATTGTGACCACGTTCAAGGGCGATCCAAAAACTAGCCGCGCCTTCACTTGGCATAGTACGAATGTACACTCCGATTCAATTGTTCAGATCATTGAAGGAGCCGTCCCTAGCGATTGGGAAGAGGCTCTTGTAATGACCTTTAAGGGTACGACATCATCGATTGACATAGGTGAGGATACTTTGCGCGGTGTTCATAAAGCAGAAGCTACCGGCCTTAAGCCGGGAACCACATACACGTACCGAGTAGGCAGCGGAGAAAAAGAGGCATGGAGCGATGCTGCACAATTTAGGACGGAGGCTGAAGCAAGCGATGCTTTTACTTTCATAAACGTAACGGATTCGCAAGGCGTGACGGAGCAGGATTTTGAGCTATGGGGAAATACGCTGGATCAGGCGTTTAACGTTTTTCCGGCGTCTGCCTTTATCGTCCATAATGGTGATCTGACAGAAGAGCCCACCGATGAGCAAGCCTGGATCGAGCTTTTCGCAAAAGCAGGCAAGTGGGTAACACAGGTTCCATTTATGCCAGTTACGGGCAACCATGATGAAGTGGATGGAGATGCCAAGCGATTTGTTTCTCATTTCAACTTACCTGCGAGTGGCGCGAAGGGATCGAATGCGGGAACGACATACTCGTTTGATTATGGTTCTGTTCATTTTGTTATTTTAAATTCGGAATCGAATATAAAGGAGCAAACCAGCTGGCTGAAAAAAGATTTGGAGAGCACGGATCAGCCATGGAAAATCGTTGCTCTGCATCAAGGGCCTTATGGAGGCAATACGAACAAGAAGGTAAAGGATTGGACAACGCTATTTGACGAATTTGAGGTTGATTTGGTGCTGCAGGGTCATAATCATGAGTACTCCAGATCCTATCCGCTTCGTGATGGTCAAATCACAGGCGACGGTGATCAAGCGGTCCAAAACCGAGAGGGCACTGTATATGTGGTAACCAATACTGCAGGGCAAAAATTCAATGAGAAAAAGGAAAATAAGTTTTATCATAAGGTTCATTTTCAGAATGAGAAGCAAATGTTTGCAGGGATTACGGTAAACGGCGACAATCTAACTTATCAAGCCTATGACGTGGAAGGTGCAAAGCTGGATGAGTTTGTGCTTCAGCACGGAGCAGCAGATTCAAAAATGAAGTGA
- a CDS encoding VanZ family protein → MYQGKLRKITILLLVLYTVLIFYFLYVGFNRAASIHDSGLRYNLIPEKIHLFLPMQREFSFSLFEFGNFAAFIPFGIMIPLLFRSRFLGFILLFIVSITMLETLQMLSRLGSFDINDIIINTLGAAVGYCAQRFVRHERDTFKGFCKIIITAIVLAIGVIGSIGGINNYLDKASSEVIALDKLPLKAGTVLWDKSLSSFPAAQENVEPKLNMYSRNNTRTNEFTYLLDGKYHMIAGNLAISKDLIQSAGNGNIDLIFSADGTVIHSFGWSFDGQEELPSEFFQIPLNGAKELTIKIVNHTSDRDVLLWDIALHKVNTGQKIINGIKQKLKTLFK, encoded by the coding sequence ATGTATCAAGGAAAGCTGCGAAAAATAACTATTTTACTGTTGGTTTTATATACCGTACTAATCTTCTATTTCTTATATGTCGGATTCAACAGAGCTGCTTCTATTCATGACAGCGGCTTGCGATATAATCTAATACCCGAGAAGATCCATTTATTCCTCCCTATGCAGAGAGAGTTTTCATTTTCGCTTTTTGAGTTCGGCAACTTTGCAGCATTTATACCTTTCGGAATCATGATCCCGCTTCTGTTTCGTTCTCGTTTTTTGGGTTTTATACTGCTATTTATTGTATCGATTACCATGCTTGAGACGCTGCAGATGCTTTCCCGTTTAGGCTCCTTTGATATCAACGATATTATTATTAATACGTTAGGTGCTGCAGTAGGCTACTGCGCACAAAGGTTTGTTCGACATGAGCGTGATACATTTAAAGGCTTCTGCAAAATTATAATAACAGCAATTGTACTTGCGATTGGTGTCATCGGCAGTATTGGAGGCATTAATAATTATCTAGATAAAGCAAGCAGCGAGGTTATCGCTTTAGATAAACTGCCATTAAAGGCTGGAACTGTTCTTTGGGATAAAAGCCTCTCCAGCTTCCCCGCAGCCCAAGAGAACGTTGAGCCGAAACTAAATATGTACAGCCGAAACAATACACGAACAAATGAGTTTACCTATCTTTTAGACGGCAAATATCACATGATAGCAGGTAATCTCGCGATATCAAAAGACTTAATTCAAAGTGCCGGCAATGGAAATATCGATCTCATTTTTAGCGCAGACGGAACCGTAATCCATTCGTTTGGATGGAGTTTCGATGGACAGGAAGAGCTTCCTTCCGAGTTTTTTCAAATCCCTTTGAATGGAGCAAAGGAGCTTACTATAAAAATTGTTAATCATACATCCGATCGAGATGTCCTGCTGTGGGACATTGCACTTCATAAAGTAAATACCGGACAAAAAATAATAAATGGGATCAAACAAAAACTAAAAACATTATTTAAATGA